In Lycium ferocissimum isolate CSIRO_LF1 chromosome 7, AGI_CSIRO_Lferr_CH_V1, whole genome shotgun sequence, the sequence ATGTTCAAGGTCgagaaaaggacataaatgATCCCTTAAttatgcacttaacagttttgatcttttaaatttgtcacaagttaacaaaaatgatcccttaaTTATGAGAgttggttaaaaatagtcccttaagtatgcacttaacagttttgaTCATTTAAGTTCGCCAAAAGTCAACACTTTTAGTCTCTAATAAATATTTATCGAACTCTGTTTATTAGATTTGACGagaattatagaaaaaaaaggaaaaaattagcgagaactcacatttagaggtacaCATTACTATAGAAAAGGCCAAATACCTCAGGACAAAACCGACTTAAGTAATTTAGAAATAGcaaaaactacaaaattgtCACTACTAAAAACAAGCGAAAAAAGATGGACCAAAACCGATGGATAAAATTGAGGGAcactatttttaaatttttaacgaAAAACAATGGAGGTCCGTTGATTATTTTCGAGGAAAAATGagcggattttttttttttttttttaaaatgaatcaCTACGatggaaatatttatttttataccgAGTTTCTAGTAAAAATAAGTCTggtgtattttacttagccaaTGGACCCCTTCGGTTTTTAATCAACAGAGTCCGTCAGTCTTTGTGCTTCGAGATACTATATTATGATATTATCAAGTCTGTAGGTTTTTCCTCGGTTTTCCCTATAACCAATCGACATCCATTAATTTTGTCCCGAGATATTTAGTCTTTTCTTTAGTAATGtgtacctctaaatgtgagttctcgctaatttttttttcatagttcttGTTAAATCTAACAAATAGAGTTCGATGAATATTTTATCGGAGATTAAAAGTGTTGACTTTAGGTGAACTTAAAGGAtcaaaactgttaagtgcatacttaagggactactTTTAACAAACTCTCATAATTAAAGGATCATTTTTATTAACTTGTGACAaacttaaaaaatcaaaacgTTAAGagcatagttaagggactattttgaacctactctcataagggactatttatgtcCTTTTCTCGGTCAAGGTCCTCTTAATTTCCATGGAGAAGCGTGTGTGCCTTTACCTAATGCATAAAGAAGTCCAGCTTCAGTGACTAACAAAGTGCCTTATCAGGGGACCGCAATATAAAATATTCCTAGCTTGACTTGGTTGGTTTAGATTCTTGCCTCTTCAAAAGAATTACCAGGAAGATGGGGCAGTTCTTATTTTCATTACAAAAACAAATGAGCATAGACACTTGCCAAGATCAGGTGGAGATGGCAGACTATGTTGTCGTTTTTGTACTTGACAAAATCACAAACTTATTAGCGGAAGAAGCAATACTGCTTCAGGGAGTCAAGCACGATATCCAGTATATCAAAGATGAATTGGAGAGAATGATAGCCTTTCTTGGTGTGGCTGATGCTTTCGAGGACGGAGATGCAGAGGTCAAAGTCTGGGTTAGGCAAGTGAGAGATGTCGCCCATGACATTGAGGATGTTCTTGACGAGTCCATTGTCTTGTCATATGATCATCACTTCCATGGATCTTGTTGTTTCATTGCTAAATTGGTTTTCTCAATTAGAAACATCAAATCCCGCCATAAACTTGTCTTTGAAACCCAATCCATCAGATCAAGAGTCTGCAATATTGCAGAGGGCCATCAGAGGTACCGTTACAAATTTTATGTCCCGGAGCAAGGTTCAAGTAATAACCATGCCTGCGATACTGCAAATGATCGCAGAGGTGATGCGTTGTTGCTAGAAGAAGCTGAGCTCGTGGGCATTGAAAATCCCAGACAGCAGCTAATTGGTTGGCTCATGGAGGATGATCCGAGACTTAAAGTGGTTTCGGTGGTAGGAATGGGAGGTTCAGGAAAGACCACCCTGGTTAAGAAAGTGTATGAGGATGCAGCAGTCAAGAAAAACTTCAATAGCCTTGCTTGGATAACAGTTTCCCAGTCCTTCAAGGTTGAGGAAGTTTTGAAAGACATGATTCAACAGCTCTACGACGAAGTGAAGCAGCCAGCACCTGAAGGTCTAAGCACCATGAACAGTAATAGACTAAAAGCAATAGCAAAAGTATTCCTGCAATCGAGAATGTATTTGCTAGTTTTTGATGATATCTGGACCATTCAAGCTTGGGATGCTATCAGATATGCTTTGCCTGATGTAAATAATGGAAGTCGTGTTATCCTCACAACACGTCTTTTCAATGTAGCTTCCTTTTCTAGCATAGAGACCAATGGCTATGTTTATGAGTTGAAGGCATTGTCTGCAGAAGAATCTTGGATTCTTTTCTGTCAAAAGGCATTTCATGGTAATTCATGCCCTTCAAACTTGGAGAACATTTCTAGGAACATCTTAAAGAAATGTGGTGGATTGCCGCTGGCTATTGTGGCTGTTGGTGGGGTTTTGGCTACAAAGAACAGGACTAACATTAGGGAATGGGGAATGCTTAATCACAGCCTTGGCCCTGAACTGGATAGCAATGACAAATTTGATAGTATGAGAATCATTTTGTTACTCAGTTTCAATGATCTCCCCTACTATCTTAAACCATGTTTCTTGTATTTGAGCATTTATCCCGAGGATCATCTAATTGAGCGCAATACACTGATCTACCGGTGGATAACAGAAGGGTTTGTGAAACGAAAAGAGGGGAGGACAGTTGAAGACGTTGCAGAAAGCTATCTCAATGAGCTCATCAACAGAAGCTTGATGCATCCAGTTGAGTACAATGATGACGGTAGCTTGAAATTGGGCCGGATTCATGACCTATATCGTGAGcttattctttcaaaatcaAGAGATGACAACTTTACTACAACAACTGATGAGCAGAATATACTGTGGCCTGAAAAAACTCGGCGCCTGTCAATCCATGGCACATTGGGGAACCTACAAGTGAAAAGGTCACCCACTAAACTCCGCTCTTTGCTTACATTTGGTATAGCAGATGCACAGTCCTTTTCTTGCATAAGTCAATTGCTTGGTAGCTCCAGGATGCTCAGAGTTTTAGATTTGAAAGGTGCTCCTCTAGAAATGATTCCAGAGACGGTTTTCCAATTGTTTCACTTAAGGTATCTAAGCTTGAGGAATACCAGTGTGAAAAAACTTCCAACATCCATTGAAAGGCTCAGACAGCTAGAAATATTAGATCTGAAGCAGACATATGTCACTGAGTTGCCTGTGGAGATTTTAAAACTTGAAAATCTCCGTCACCTTTTAGTCTATAGCCATGTATCCTATTCGTATCTTCCTTACAATTGTTCACCAGGTTTTAAGGCTTTCAGAGGAATTGGAGCTTTGAGAGCCTTGCAGAAACTAGTGTATATTGAGGCAACCCCTGGCAGTGGCATACTCAGAGAAGTAGGGATGTTGAGTGAACTGAGACGACTTTGCATTCTGAAGTTGAGAAAAGAAGATGGAAGGATTGTGTGCACATCAATTGAGAGGCTCCGCAAGCTTCAGTCTTTAAATCTTAAATCGGCGGCAGAGCATGAGATTCTTGATCTTTCTTACATGTCTTCTCCTCCACCTCTTCTTCAGCGCCTGTATTTGACAGGGCGCATTGTTAAGTTGCCCGAGTGGATTCTAGATCTTAATTCCTTGGTCAAAATTTACTTCAGGTGGACTCGTTTAACAGAAGACCCACTCAAATATCTCCAAGATTTGCCTAATCTTGTCCATCTTGAATTTCTTGTGGGATACACTGGAGAGGAGCTATACTTTGAGCAAGGGAAATTTCAAAGGCTTAAGCTGTTAAATTTGGACAAATTGGAAGGACTAAGACGGGTGACAATCGGGGAGGGTGCAATACCACATCTTGAGAAGCTGGTTATCCAGAGATGTGCTTTGCTGGAAAGCGTGCCAACGGGAATCAAGTGCCTCCTTAATCTGACGGTTCTTGAATTCTTTGATATGCCTGACGAATTTATCATGACATTGCATCCAGACAAACTAGGTGCTGATTCTTGGAAAGTTTCACATATCCCTGAAGTATATTATACGTATTGGAGGGACGGTTGTTGGATGGTACACTCACTAAAGGAGAAGTGCAACAGTCAGATTTCTGGTCATTATGGAGCTGTCACTAGGACCTATGGAAGGCGAAATTCGCTCTAGATTTATTTGTTCACTTGAAGGACGTGGAACTCCTTGCTTCTCAGTCTCCTTCCAGTTTCTGTGTACATAAGCTTTCTCTGATGAAGAATGTTGATAACTAAAAGCACTTTACTTTTCCTGTTGTAATACgttttgtatataaatttgtTATGTTGTCTTTGTTGAAAATATTAtgttaatatctcaaaataatatataagaaCATCCCTAACGTCTGCAGACTTTGAAATAAGGGAATTGATTCTATAGTTTATTAACTGTGCcaaacttttttccaaattgaatTGGTCAGCCTTTATGGCCTTTATTTTCAGTCTTTATGGCCTTTATTCTACTTAAATTTTGTAGACGTGTGCAGAAGGTGTGAAGCTGATTCTTCAACCTATATATATGTTAATCTTTGGATTCATCTTTTACATGAGAGAAAAAACTACCAATGAACTAaaacttcttcttatttttcttttgctaaatctttgttagattctggcttCTAGTTTTATACTATAAGAGCTTGTTAAATTCTGGGGGATACACCtataccgggtgaaatatccttaaggatagtatcttaattgacatgcctcaagctatgTGAATTCATTAAAATGTTCGCGATcgagtattttccgtaagatttccaacaatcttaaggatatttcactcTCTATTCTTACGGAAAATTGATAGAGAATAACTTAGTACAATCTGTCTCAGTTACAGGTATGTTTCTGAATTATATTATAATGGAAAATATATGATCTAAAAGGAAAGTAGtagtgattttgatatgattaatTTATACTTTTATTTGAGACTTTTAAGTTGCACTTGGATAGTAAAAATTATAAGTGGATTTATTATAATAATGATGTTTTACTAGCTTGAGATTTTGTGGTAACAATTTTTATATTGGATAATGTACTTAATTACTTTAGGCTCTGAAAACAATCATTGCTTCTATCTTGGTCATTTGGGTCAACAAAGTGTTGAATACTTGAATTATAATTGGTTTCttttcttacaaattcaagacTTTTATTTGGAGATAAAGGCTCTAAACAATGTTAATTTTTTGGTTAATGAATTTAAGTTGTCTTCAATTTTAAACAAATTTGAGTGTGTGGATCTGTGTATCATTGTATATGACTGTTGATCCTTTGAGGTGGAAGaatgattaatttattatgGCTTATAATTAATTTGTGGATATTGGAGTATTATAAATATGTATAGAGATTTCCTCTcgttatatatatttgaaatgtttagaCATGATTTATTGAAGTATTTTACAGAATATAAATTATGAGACTCACTAATCGTGAAAGGTGTTgtcctttaattatttatttacacaACTATGTCTTCGTGATGTATACTTGGTGAGTAAAATATTTTAgctcaaaggaaaaaaaaaattgacattgtCAATTATTCCTGATGGATAATTTTATTTGAATGATCTTTCATAGAAATAATATTATTTGGGTGTATGGCAAAATATTGTCATCGTGATCCTAATTGTGGAAGAAGATTAAGAGAAATGATAATCCCGCTAAGCGAAAATAAATTTGAGTAAGCGGATGATATAATTATTGGGGTCATTTCTCAAGTGAATCTCGTGGCTAATGTGAAAGATTGGGTGTTAGACGATTTTGGTGCTACTGCTAACAAATAATTTTGTGGTTTAAACCCTAGTTGAAGAAGAATACTGATTTATTTATGTTGGTGATTCAAGAACTATTCAATTTCTTAGAATGAAAAAGTTCTTAAAATCaattgtgaaaaagaaaaaaaaatcgacatTAGCGTTGGAGTGAAAATTTTATTTGAGACTTATGAGgttgcattaaaaaaaaaaaaaattatatacatattttttatgGTAATGAGTATTTAatatgttaattattctatcccatTCTTAACGTTGGCTGATGGCTCTATGGTGTAACAGACCATTAATGAGTCAATATCATCATTCTATAACAGATTCATTTGAATTAGCCTTGAAGTCAATTTGTACAATCATTTGAAATTCTTGGATTAAATTGAGTTAAATGCCTTCTAATGTCTGGAAGGTTACATTGAACAGATCATGAGCTCTTGTCCATTTTGGTGTCTTATTGATTTTCTCCTTGACCTTTACTTCATATGAGCTATTAATCTCCTTTATTTTCATTAATCAGCTTCTTACCGTTTGTACGCATATTCAACCATTCTTATGAGATGAGCTTTTCTATATTATTAGTTAGTTATTTATAAGATAAAATGTCTTATGAGAAATTGGTATACTTTTTGATGAGTTATGAAAATATCATTcccttattttaaattttttgaaaatgtggGGATTATGGTGTCTTACTAGAGTTATATCGAGAGAAATACTTTTAAACGTGATGATACTTCACTTGGTCTTGTTAGTCAAAATGATTATGTTTCTTCTTTTAGTGCGTTATTTTGAAAAGAAGCAACTGATGATAAAGAGTTTTCGTGAATTAACATTTGTTATACTAGAGGGGTGCAATGATGCTAAGTGGATCTCAAAATCTATCTCCGGTTATGTGTTTATCCTTTGTGGGGGTGTAATAATATGAAAATCAGCCAAATAGACCATAATGAAATTTGAGTTTGTGATTTGGAGTTGGCTGGTAATGAGGCTAAGATAATTCTTAGTTAGTATTGAGGTTGAGATAAAACCAACATGTCTATATATTGTGGTTGTCAAGCAGCGTTAGCTGtagtagaaaaataaaaaataaaaattcaatgACAATAAAATACATTTGTGTAAGACACATTGTGATAAGAGCAACTgctgtgatatgtgataatttctatatttatgtgAAGTCTGAGGTGAATTTGGCTGATTCACAAGACTAAAAGAAACATCGAGGGGAATGGGACTTTTGTCAATTTGAGAAGATTAACAATGATGGTAACCCaacctatgtgattggagatcTCATGAATTAGGTTCAatatgggtaataacaagtcattagttgatcaaAAGTGCACTATTAAATTATGCCCTTTTCTATGGTGTGTGAATATAGTGCTATACTACAAGACAAAGTGAGGTTGagttaaactcttaatccaatCCATATCCTTTATAGGTAGTGTATTCACAGAATACTGACTGATGATTGAACTATATGAGTGTGGAGTGGTGCCACTCCTATGAAATTGTGACCgatttctagagcactcatgaataTGACGACACGCGCATGGCCTCTTAGCGCAAAACCACGATAACGACAAAGATTATGTGAGCAGAATGTGATAGATAAGACGTTGGGCTTACAAAAGAGTTCTTGGTTCATAGAAATTTTAAACTTCACCAATTATTCGGTAAGCTTATTCTTATTTTATCTAGATCTGGTTCATAGTCTACGCGACACCAGATTCGATGCATTGTACTCATATGTGGAAACCCAGCAAAAtgttctttctccttcttttcctttgagatttgagaaaatctagaaaaactttttctcactttatttctttattattattttgagatatgttggggattgttgaaaatattatgttaatatctcaaaataatatataagaaTATCCCTAACGTCTACAGACTTTGAAATAAGAGAATTGATTCTATAGTTTATTAGCCTTAATGGAAGCTTTCTTAATGAGGGAATTAACTGTGCCAAACGTTTTTTCCAAATTGAATTGATCAGCCTTTATGGCCTTTATTTTCAGCCTTTATGGCCTTCGTTTGCAGAAGGTGTGAAGCTGATTCTTCAACCTATATGTATGTTATCTTTGGATTCATCTTTGACATGAGAGAAAAAACAACCAATGAACtaaaacttcttcttctttttatttttcttttgataaatctttgttagattcttgCTCCTAGTTTTATCTTAGAAGtcagcttgttgaatcctgagGGATACACCtataccgggtgaaatatcctcAAGGATAATGTtttaattgacatgcctcaagcgTGTGAATTTGTTAAAGTGTTCGTGATCGAGTATTTTCTGTAAGATTTTCAACAATTACATAGAAAAAGTGAACATACTGTAATCTAGTGCAACTTTCAGTTATTTGTTTCGAGGAGTTTGTGGGTTCTCGGAGTTGCATTATGCTGCCATACTAATCTGGTGCAATTTTGCAATCTCTATTTGTATGAGTTCTCGTTTTGCAGTTTTTCATCTATGCATAGGTAAATCaaacgaaaaatattttccccccccccccccccccttttttttttttcaaatagtcATCAGTATACCCAAAACCTTAATGTAACAATAGATAAAAAAAACACCGGGTTCGGATAAGTATCTTTACCTCCTTTTAACTCATGCATAATTAAGCTGTTTAGATCAAATTGGAGCTAATTAATTATTCGAGTCTTAATAACATTTACGATTGTTAGTGGTATTATCTCGTAATTCTAAACTTGACAAAGCTGAAAGAGTCTTTTCACTTGGGTTCAGATTTTACACTACTATGCATACAAATATTTCTTTTGGCGTTTTATCTTCCAAGGCTACTGTGATGAAATGGAAAAGCAAAGTGAACTTCTAATCCAGGAACACTTTGTTTCAACAATTCCTTTTAGATTTTGTGTTTTAAttcttgtatttattttttatctccgaataataattttttttttttgtaatttccatgaaattttCTTTGGTTTAGCAAGGGGTATATAGTGgtaaaaaattatacatatccAGTCTCCAAACCTAATCTGGAGGTAACGCCCAGCACGTAGCTCAAAAGAATCCTGTAGGACGAACCCCGGCCTATGGTCAAGCCTATGGATTGACCGTCACTTGACTGAGTCAAAGCCTTCAACCCTAGGCAATGTGGCACATGGGTCATGCCTTGGCACTTCTAGTCTCGCCTCAATCCACGTCAACTCCTATTGACCGAGTCTAAAGGGATAACACGTACTTTTAACCAATTAGAAAAGCATATATCGGCCCCAATGACTAAATTAGTTTGATGGACTAACGGAAGACCCAAGTTAAACTTGGACCCCAAGGAGAAAAGTTATAAAATATAGGGTGGAGGACAAGCGACTGGGACATTCAACTACAGTCTCCTACATTGCGAGTACCTACAagactttttctttcttttgtcttacATTTTCCCTAAAAAGTGCATGTACTAACCTCTAATTTCAGCTTCCCTATGTAATCctaaattttttaattgttaTATAATGTatacattttaaattttatttttattctgtAACATGAACTAATTTATGCATTAGTTGAAGAAAGAGAAGCAAAAGggtaataaatattttagtggaaataaatgtgtgaGAGGaggtaaaaggaaaaaagtttaCTTTAATTTGTGCGGACTCCTAAAATATGCAGGACAAGGAAAAAATAGTTTCTAAATTTTCACGCAATTCTCAAACATACAGAAAAAGGGGGGGAAATCTGAATTCCATGCATTCCTTAAATatataggaaaagaaaaattgttttaaaatttcCACGCGCTCCTATAGGAAAAGGATTAGTTTCTATTTTCCTACCATTAAGGTGTATATAAGAGAGCAATGTGATAGAGCTTAATGCTTTCCCTCACTATTCTTTACAATAGCAAATATTTTATCTTGGTGTTGGTATTCGAGTATAAGCATGGACGATATTGAAGCAGTTTCTATGAGTTGTTTTTTGATAAAAAGAAGCCTGTAAATATATTTGAGTTGATTGGAGTCATGGGTGGCTCGAGGGTAAGGAAACTAAAGCATCAGCTTTAGGCGATATTTAACTAATCATTTCTGCGATATTTATGGTTTATATCTTGGTATGCAAATAAAATGTTGGTCATGTGTTGCCATACAATACCTTGATTCTTGTTATCAAAAATCTTATTGGTAAATATTAAGATTTAAGTAGTTTAAttcaaagttttaaaatatCAGTCAAAGTTCTACTACCGTATAactaaaaacttaaaaatttgaaaagaaaaattacgACATTCCTAACGTCATGATGATATAAGGAAATAATGAacctttttaaatattaatgttAACTTTGTAATACGTATAGTA encodes:
- the LOC132063119 gene encoding disease resistance protein RPM1-like isoform X1; the encoded protein is MGQFLFSLQKQMSIDTCQDQVEMADYVVVFVLDKITNLLAEEAILLQGVKHDIQYIKDELERMIAFLGVADAFEDGDAEVKVWVRQVRDVAHDIEDVLDESIVLSYDHHFHGSCCFIAKLVFSIRNIKSRHKLVFETQSIRSRVCNIAEGHQRYRYKFYVPEQGSSNNHACDTANDRRGDALLLEEAELVGIENPRQQLIGWLMEDDPRLKVVSVVGMGGSGKTTLVKKVYEDAAVKKNFNSLAWITVSQSFKVEEVLKDMIQQLYDEVKQPAPEGLSTMNSNRLKAIAKVFLQSRMYLLVFDDIWTIQAWDAIRYALPDVNNGSRVILTTRLFNVASFSSIETNGYVYELKALSAEESWILFCQKAFHGNSCPSNLENISRNILKKCGGLPLAIVAVGGVLATKNRTNIREWGMLNHSLGPELDSNDKFDSMRIILLLSFNDLPYYLKPCFLYLSIYPEDHLIERNTLIYRWITEGFVKRKEGRTVEDVAESYLNELINRSLMHPVEYNDDGSLKLGRIHDLYRELILSKSRDDNFTTTTDEQNILWPEKTRRLSIHGTLGNLQVKRSPTKLRSLLTFGIADAQSFSCISQLLGSSRMLRVLDLKGAPLEMIPETVFQLFHLRYLSLRNTSVKKLPTSIERLRQLEILDLKQTYVTELPVEILKLENLRHLLVYSHVSYSYLPYNCSPGFKAFRGIGALRALQKLVYIEATPGSGILREVGMLSELRRLCILKLRKEDGRIVCTSIERLRKLQSLNLKSAAEHEILDLSYMSSPPPLLQRLYLTGRIVKLPEWILDLNSLVKIYFRWTRLTEDPLKYLQDLPNLVHLEFLVGYTGEELYFEQGKFQRLKLLNLDKLEGLRRVTIGEGAIPHLEKLVIQRCALLESVPTGIKCLLNLTVLEFFDMPDEFIMTLHPDKLGADSWKVSHIPEVYYTYWRDGCWMVHSLKEKCNSQISGHYGAVTRTYGRRNSL
- the LOC132063119 gene encoding disease resistance protein RPM1-like isoform X2, with the translated sequence MGQFLFSLQKQMSIDTCQDQVEMADYVVVFVLDKITNLLAEEAILLQGVKHDIQYIKDELERMIAFLGVADAFEDGDAEVKVWVRQVRDVAHDIEDVLDESIVLSYDHHFHGSCCFIAKLVFSIRNIKSRHKLVFETQSIRSRVCNIAEGHQRYRYKFYVPEQGSSNNHACDTANDRRGDALLLEEAELVGIENPRQQLIGWLMEDDPRLKVVSVVGMGGSGKTTLVKKVYEDAAVKKNFNSLAWITVSQSFKVEEVLKDMIQQLYDEVKQPAPEGLSTMNSNRLKAIAKVFLQSRMYLLVFDDIWTIQAWDAIRYALPDVNNGSRVILTTRLFNVASFSSIETNGYVYELKALSAEESWILFCQKAFHGNSCPSNLENISRNILKKCGGLPLAIVAVGGVLATKNRTNIREWGMLNHSLGPELDSNDKFDSMRIILLLSFNDLPYYLKPCFLYLSIYPEDHLIERNTLIYRWITEGFVKRKEGRTVEDVAESYLNELINRSLMHPVEYNDDGSLKLGRIHDLYRELILSKSRDDNFTTTTDEQNILWPEKTRRLSIHGTLGNLQVKRWTRLTEDPLKYLQDLPNLVHLEFLVGYTGEELYFEQGKFQRLKLLNLDKLEGLRRVTIGEGAIPHLEKLVIQRCALLESVPTGIKCLLNLTVLEFFDMPDEFIMTLHPDKLGADSWKVSHIPEVYYTYWRDGCWMVHSLKEKCNSQISGHYGAVTRTYGRRNSL